From the Flavobacterium galactosidilyticum genome, one window contains:
- the ftsZ gene encoding cell division protein FtsZ, translated as MMSDSEFGSISFDLPKNQSNVIKVIGVGGGGSNAINHMFKQGIKGVDFIVCNTDSQALQSSSVPNKIQLGVHLTEGLGAGANPDVGQQSAIESISDIEKMLDRNTKMVFITAGMGGGTGTGAAPVIAQLAKERDILTVGIVTLPFLFEGKVRQEQALIGIEKLRKQVDSLIVINNNKLREVYGNLGFKAGFSKADEVLATASRGIAEVITHHYTQNIDLRDAKTVLFNSGTAIMGSSVSAGENRAKEAIIAALDSPLLNDNKITGAKNVLLLIVSGTNEITIDEIGEINDHIQVEAGHNANIIMGVGEDESLGDSIAVTIIATGFDIEQQNEIVNTEPKKIIHTLEDEQRSVYNLSNKSVTAFDLNTETPISNSTERVVFDLLEDTVVAPAPVFAPEPVVTEPTVVKDDLVVMSEFIKNLDVTFEIVSPITDIDFTISSPAAEVKVPQPKVIERQEQTAFSFDLPLFKSEPVEQVQEKKVAFELTTDIHDMKVNDAVQFVPVTELSDKGIIKYSLEEFMDEEPEFTAKPVAKAPEVVIPAELNITMKQVEKSVHTAADFEPISPMEMTIEESLRMRADERRKKLKEFNYKFHNNVSKIDEYEKEPAYKRLGIDISNNQANNSNSRISVGTDSNNDLQLRSNNSYLHDNVD; from the coding sequence ATGATGAGCGACTCAGAATTTGGAAGTATTTCATTTGATTTACCAAAGAATCAATCAAATGTAATAAAAGTTATAGGTGTAGGTGGAGGCGGAAGTAACGCTATAAATCACATGTTCAAGCAGGGAATAAAAGGCGTAGATTTTATCGTATGTAATACGGATTCTCAAGCTTTGCAGAGTAGTTCTGTGCCCAATAAAATTCAGTTAGGAGTTCACTTAACAGAAGGACTTGGTGCTGGAGCAAACCCTGATGTAGGACAGCAATCGGCTATTGAAAGTATTTCTGATATTGAAAAAATGTTGGACCGCAATACTAAAATGGTGTTCATTACTGCAGGAATGGGTGGTGGAACTGGAACTGGTGCTGCGCCGGTAATTGCACAATTAGCTAAAGAAAGAGATATTCTTACGGTAGGAATTGTAACATTACCTTTCTTATTTGAAGGCAAAGTACGTCAGGAACAAGCGTTAATTGGTATCGAAAAATTGCGCAAGCAAGTGGATTCGCTTATCGTTATCAATAACAACAAGTTAAGAGAAGTATATGGTAATCTTGGTTTCAAAGCAGGATTCTCAAAAGCAGATGAAGTTTTAGCAACAGCCTCAAGAGGAATTGCTGAAGTAATTACACATCACTACACTCAAAATATCGATTTAAGAGACGCTAAAACGGTATTGTTTAATAGCGGAACTGCTATTATGGGTTCGTCTGTTTCTGCAGGCGAGAACAGAGCTAAGGAAGCTATTATTGCGGCTTTAGATTCACCTTTATTAAATGATAATAAAATTACAGGTGCTAAAAACGTATTGTTGCTTATCGTTTCTGGTACTAATGAAATTACAATTGATGAAATTGGTGAAATCAATGACCATATCCAAGTAGAAGCAGGTCACAATGCTAATATAATCATGGGTGTTGGTGAGGATGAGTCGCTAGGGGATTCTATTGCAGTTACAATTATTGCAACAGGATTTGATATCGAGCAACAAAATGAAATTGTAAATACAGAGCCTAAAAAAATAATCCATACACTGGAGGATGAACAAAGAAGTGTTTATAACCTAAGTAATAAATCGGTCACTGCATTTGATTTGAATACTGAAACGCCAATTTCAAATTCAACTGAAAGAGTAGTATTTGATCTATTAGAAGATACAGTTGTAGCTCCTGCACCAGTTTTCGCTCCTGAGCCAGTAGTTACAGAGCCTACAGTCGTAAAAGATGACTTAGTGGTTATGTCTGAATTTATCAAAAATTTAGATGTTACTTTCGAAATTGTTTCTCCAATTACAGATATTGATTTTACAATTTCTTCACCTGCAGCTGAAGTAAAAGTACCACAACCAAAGGTGATCGAGAGACAAGAGCAAACTGCTTTTTCTTTTGATTTGCCACTTTTCAAAAGTGAGCCTGTCGAGCAAGTGCAAGAAAAAAAAGTTGCATTCGAATTAACGACTGATATTCATGATATGAAAGTCAATGATGCAGTACAATTTGTTCCTGTAACTGAGTTGAGTGACAAAGGTATCATCAAGTATTCTCTTGAAGAGTTTATGGACGAAGAGCCTGAATTTACAGCGAAGCCAGTTGCAAAAGCCCCTGAAGTTGTAATCCCAGCTGAACTGAACATCACTATGAAGCAAGTAGAGAAATCAGTACATACAGCAGCTGATTTCGAACCAATTTCTCCTATGGAAATGACTATTGAAGAGTCATTGCGTATGCGTGCAGATGAGAGACGTAAAAAACTAAAAGAATTCAACTATAAGTTTCATAACAATGTTTCTAAGATAGATGAGTACGAAAAAGAGCCTGCTTACAAACGATTAGGAATAGATATATCAAACAATCAAGCAAACAATTCAAACTCAAGAATCTCTGTTGGTACTGACAGTAATAATGATTTGCAATTGCGTTCAAATAATTCCTATTTACATGACAATGTAGATTAA
- a CDS encoding GatB/YqeY domain-containing protein — protein MSLSVLIMDDIKAAMRAKDTVALEALRAIKSEILLAQTASGSKEEISADDEVKLLQRLVKTRKESARIFTEQNRLDLAEPELAQIAVIEKFLPAQLTETEVEAVIAKIIAETGASGIASMGKVMGLASTQLGGTAEGKTISTIVKKLLV, from the coding sequence ATGAGTTTATCAGTATTAATCATGGACGATATTAAAGCCGCCATGAGAGCAAAAGATACAGTAGCATTAGAGGCACTTAGAGCTATCAAATCTGAAATATTATTAGCACAAACAGCATCAGGATCAAAAGAGGAAATCTCTGCTGATGACGAAGTAAAATTGCTACAAAGATTAGTAAAAACGCGTAAAGAAAGTGCTAGAATTTTTACAGAGCAAAACCGTTTGGATTTGGCCGAACCAGAGTTGGCACAAATCGCAGTAATCGAAAAATTCTTACCAGCCCAATTAACAGAAACAGAAGTTGAAGCAGTAATTGCAAAAATCATCGCTGAAACTGGAGCGTCAGGAATAGCATCAATGGGAAAAGTAATGGGATTAGCTTCGACACAATTAGGTGGAACAGCAGAAGGAAAAACTATTTCTACAATTGTAAAGAAATTATTGGTTTAG
- the rpmA gene encoding 50S ribosomal protein L27, with protein sequence MAHKKGVGSSKNGRESESKRLGVKIFGGQAAIAGNIIVRQRGSKHNPGENVYISKDHTLHARVDGVVKFQKKRDNKSYVSILPFEVEA encoded by the coding sequence ATGGCTCACAAGAAAGGTGTCGGTAGTTCGAAGAATGGTAGAGAATCAGAATCAAAACGTTTAGGCGTTAAGATTTTTGGTGGTCAAGCTGCTATTGCTGGGAACATCATCGTAAGACAAAGAGGTTCAAAACACAATCCAGGTGAAAATGTTTACATCAGTAAAGATCACACACTACACGCAAGAGTAGATGGAGTTGTTAAGTTCCAAAAGAAAAGAGACAACAAATCGTATGTATCTATACTTCCATTTGAAGTTGAAGCATAA
- the rplU gene encoding 50S ribosomal protein L21, giving the protein MYAIVEIAGQQFKVSKDLKVYVNRLTNEEGSSVSFDKVLLLDDNGAITLGAPAIEGASVEAKVLQHLKGDKVIVFKKKRRKGYKKRNGHRQYLTQIVIEGITGAGAKKAAPKKAAVEASTEEAEAPKKKVAKAKKEDTKE; this is encoded by the coding sequence ATGTATGCAATCGTAGAGATAGCAGGGCAACAGTTCAAAGTAAGCAAAGACTTAAAGGTTTATGTTAACCGTTTGACTAATGAAGAAGGTTCAAGTGTTTCATTTGACAAAGTTCTTTTATTAGATGACAACGGAGCAATCACTTTAGGCGCCCCAGCTATAGAAGGTGCTTCAGTAGAAGCTAAAGTGTTACAACACTTAAAAGGAGATAAAGTTATCGTTTTCAAAAAGAAAAGAAGAAAAGGATACAAAAAGAGAAACGGTCACAGACAATATCTTACTCAAATTGTAATTGAAGGTATTACTGGTGCAGGTGCTAAAAAAGCAGCTCCTAAAAAAGCAGCAGTTGAAGCAAGCACAGAAGAAGCAGAAGCTCCTAAGAAAAAAGTAGCTAAAGCTAAAAAAGAAGATACTAAAGAATAA
- a CDS encoding M16 family metallopeptidase has product MKKSLMALGALFMLGGVASAQKVTFEEYKLDNGLHVILHNDPSAPTVITSVMYHVGAKDENPERTGFAHFFEHLLFEGTENIKRGEWFKIVTSNGGVNNANTTDDRTYYYEVFPSNGLELGLWMEAERMLHPIINQIGVSTQNEVVKEEKRLRVDNQPYGSFLAEVKKNIFKKHPYRWATIGSMDHLDAATLEEFQAFNKKFYVPNNAVLVVAGDFKKEQAKEWIQKYFGPIKKGAAIKRETFVEEPITQTIRAKFEDANIQIPAIVTAYRTPSMKTRDARVLDLISSILTDGKSSRLYKKIVDDKKMALQIGAFSISQEDYGTYIIYGLPQAPNTAEDILKEMDLEIVKLQTELISEKDLQKLQNKFENQYVNDNSTIEGIADNLASFYLLYGDVNLINTEIDIYHSITREEIRDVAKKYLNPNQRLVLDYVPSKDKAQN; this is encoded by the coding sequence ATGAAAAAATCATTAATGGCGTTAGGTGCTTTGTTTATGCTAGGAGGAGTGGCTTCTGCTCAGAAAGTTACATTTGAGGAGTACAAGTTGGATAATGGCTTACATGTTATTTTGCACAATGACCCGTCCGCTCCTACAGTAATTACATCTGTTATGTATCACGTGGGTGCGAAAGATGAAAATCCAGAACGTACTGGTTTTGCACACTTTTTTGAACATTTACTGTTTGAAGGTACGGAGAATATAAAACGCGGCGAATGGTTTAAGATTGTTACTAGTAACGGTGGAGTGAATAATGCTAATACCACTGACGATAGAACATACTATTATGAAGTTTTTCCGTCTAATGGTTTAGAATTAGGATTATGGATGGAAGCTGAAAGAATGTTGCACCCTATTATTAACCAAATTGGAGTGTCAACGCAAAATGAAGTAGTAAAAGAAGAGAAAAGACTTCGTGTTGATAATCAGCCGTACGGAAGTTTTCTTGCAGAAGTAAAAAAGAATATATTTAAAAAACATCCTTATCGTTGGGCCACTATCGGTTCTATGGATCATTTAGATGCTGCTACATTAGAAGAGTTTCAAGCTTTCAACAAGAAATTTTATGTTCCTAACAATGCTGTTTTAGTTGTAGCGGGTGATTTTAAAAAAGAACAAGCTAAAGAGTGGATTCAAAAATATTTTGGACCTATCAAAAAAGGGGCTGCTATTAAAAGAGAAACTTTTGTTGAAGAGCCAATTACTCAAACAATTAGAGCTAAATTTGAAGATGCTAACATTCAAATACCTGCAATTGTAACAGCGTATAGAACGCCCTCTATGAAAACTAGAGATGCAAGAGTGTTAGATTTGATTTCTTCAATATTAACTGATGGGAAAAGTTCTAGATTGTACAAGAAAATTGTTGACGATAAGAAGATGGCTTTACAAATAGGTGCTTTTAGTATTAGTCAAGAAGATTATGGTACTTATATTATTTACGGCCTGCCTCAAGCTCCAAATACTGCAGAAGATATTCTTAAAGAAATGGACTTGGAAATTGTAAAACTACAAACCGAATTAATTTCTGAAAAGGATTTACAGAAGCTTCAAAATAAATTTGAAAACCAATATGTAAATGATAACTCAACTATCGAAGGAATTGCAGATAATTTAGCTTCTTTTTATTTATTGTATGGTGATGTAAACTTAATCAATACTGAAATTGATATTTATCATTCTATTACTCGCGAAGAGATTAGAGATGTTGCTAAAAAATATTTGAATCCAAACCAGAGATTAGTTTTGGATTATGTTCCATCAAAAGATAAAGCCCAAAACTAA
- a CDS encoding insulinase family protein: MKKSILILSSLFLTIIMQGQIIPQPKLGVAPTVQIGKPLIFELKNGLKVMVVENHKLPRVSFSLTLDNDPYIQGDKKGVAEMTSTLLGSGTSKISKTAFNEEVDFLGANIKFGSNGASASTLSKYSGRVLELMGDGALNPNFTQAEFDKEKEKLIEGLKANEKSVSAVARRVVDVLTYGKNHPSGEYLSEATLKNVTLEDVKSNYSTYFVPNNAYLIIVGDVKFKETKKMVEKLFGSWKKAIAPSVIYNDPKDVAQTQINVIDMPNAVQSEIAVVNISNLKMTDPDYFAVLIANQILGGDFNSYINMNLREVHAWTYGAGTSINGDKRVSTFSASTQVRNAVTDSAVVEIMKEYKKIRTEKVAEDMLASVKAGYIGRFVMQIEKPQTVAGYALRIQSQGLPGDFYENYIKNISAVTADDVLRVANKYFLIDNSRIVIVGKASDVAPGLEKLKMPVFYFDKYGNPTAKPEFKKPVPAGVTAKSVIDNYLKVIGGEKAASAVKTIAMSGTTTIPQAPSPLSFTSKIDAKGKLMVELAMGTMSLMKQVLNDKGGYVMQQGQRQNIEGVTLAEMKAAAVPFEELSLAKKTGLTVESIESINGKDAYAIKNGKTTLFYDVTSGLKLAESKIMEQGGKSITQTTNYSDYKEVKGVKVPFNIIQNVGFELDIKMSDVKINEGVSDADFL; this comes from the coding sequence ATGAAAAAATCAATATTAATTTTATCAAGCTTGTTCCTAACGATAATTATGCAAGGACAAATCATCCCTCAGCCAAAACTTGGAGTAGCTCCGACAGTACAAATTGGAAAGCCATTGATCTTTGAGTTAAAAAATGGGTTAAAAGTTATGGTTGTCGAAAACCATAAATTACCTAGAGTATCTTTTAGTCTTACCTTAGATAATGATCCGTACATTCAAGGGGACAAAAAAGGAGTTGCTGAAATGACAAGCACGTTATTAGGTAGCGGAACTTCTAAAATTTCTAAAACAGCTTTTAACGAAGAAGTAGATTTTTTAGGTGCAAATATCAAATTTGGTTCAAATGGGGCTTCAGCAAGTACCTTATCTAAATATTCAGGTAGAGTTTTAGAATTGATGGGCGATGGTGCATTAAATCCAAATTTTACTCAAGCAGAATTCGACAAAGAAAAAGAGAAACTTATTGAAGGCTTAAAAGCTAATGAGAAAAGTGTATCTGCTGTCGCTAGACGTGTTGTCGACGTTTTGACTTACGGTAAAAATCATCCTTCGGGAGAATATTTAAGTGAAGCTACACTTAAAAATGTAACTCTAGAAGATGTAAAGTCAAATTACAGCACCTATTTTGTTCCCAATAACGCCTATCTTATTATTGTAGGAGATGTAAAATTTAAGGAAACCAAGAAAATGGTTGAGAAACTCTTTGGTTCATGGAAGAAAGCAATTGCTCCTTCTGTTATTTATAATGACCCAAAAGATGTTGCACAAACTCAAATTAACGTTATTGATATGCCAAACGCAGTTCAGTCTGAAATTGCTGTTGTAAATATCTCTAATCTTAAAATGACTGACCCTGATTATTTTGCTGTTTTGATAGCTAACCAAATCCTTGGTGGTGATTTTAACAGTTATATCAATATGAATTTAAGAGAAGTTCACGCTTGGACCTATGGCGCTGGAACATCTATTAATGGTGACAAACGTGTTTCTACTTTCAGTGCTTCGACACAGGTTCGTAACGCTGTAACGGATAGTGCGGTTGTTGAAATAATGAAGGAATATAAGAAAATCAGAACTGAAAAAGTTGCTGAAGATATGTTAGCTAGCGTAAAAGCGGGATATATTGGTCGTTTCGTAATGCAAATTGAAAAACCACAAACAGTTGCCGGATATGCATTAAGAATTCAATCACAAGGTTTGCCTGGTGACTTCTACGAAAACTACATCAAAAATATTAGCGCAGTAACTGCAGATGATGTTTTGCGAGTTGCGAATAAATATTTCTTAATAGATAATAGTAGAATTGTAATCGTAGGAAAAGCATCGGATGTAGCACCTGGTTTAGAAAAACTCAAAATGCCAGTTTTCTACTTTGACAAATACGGTAATCCAACTGCTAAACCAGAATTCAAAAAACCGGTTCCAGCTGGAGTAACAGCAAAAAGCGTTATAGATAATTACCTAAAAGTTATTGGTGGAGAAAAAGCAGCTTCGGCGGTAAAAACAATTGCTATGAGCGGTACGACAACTATTCCTCAAGCGCCATCTCCGTTAAGTTTTACTTCAAAAATTGATGCTAAAGGAAAGCTTATGGTTGAATTAGCGATGGGAACGATGAGCTTGATGAAACAAGTTTTAAATGACAAAGGTGGCTATGTAATGCAACAAGGACAACGTCAAAATATTGAAGGGGTAACACTTGCAGAAATGAAAGCGGCTGCTGTACCATTTGAAGAATTATCTCTTGCTAAAAAAACGGGATTAACAGTAGAAAGCATCGAATCAATCAATGGTAAAGACGCTTATGCTATCAAAAATGGCAAAACAACATTGTTTTATGATGTTACTTCAGGTTTAAAACTGGCAGAATCTAAAATAATGGAACAAGGTGGAAAGAGTATTACTCAAACTACTAATTATAGTGATTACAAAGAAGTAAAAGGAGTTAAAGTACCTTTTAATATTATACAAAATGTTGGTTTTGAATTAGACATAAAAATGTCTGATGTAAAAATCAATGAAGGTGTTTCTGATGCTGATTTTCTATAA
- a CDS encoding DMT family transporter, translating to MESKHIKWVYLTALSLVWGSSFILIKKGLVGLNPLQLGSLRIIFASVFLLLIGFKSLPKIPASKWKYIALTSLFGTFLPAYLFAIAQTEIDSSISSILNSLTPLNTLVLGALLFRLQFKRNQIFGILIGLAGSILLVLNGAANHPEQNHYYAILVLIASICYALNVNLIKRHLHDLSPVSITTGNFTVLFIPAFLVLFFSGFFDVAQEVQVQKSVLFIIILGVVGTGIANILFFKLIQMSSPVFATSVTYLIPVVAFGWGLLDNEALTPIQFFGAFIILIGVYLSAKK from the coding sequence ATGGAATCAAAGCATATAAAATGGGTGTATTTGACGGCTCTGTCTTTAGTCTGGGGAAGCTCGTTTATATTAATAAAAAAGGGACTTGTTGGTTTAAACCCATTACAATTGGGGTCTTTACGAATTATTTTCGCTTCTGTTTTTTTGCTTTTAATAGGATTTAAGAGTCTTCCAAAAATTCCAGCTTCTAAATGGAAATATATTGCTTTAACTTCACTTTTTGGCACTTTTTTACCCGCTTATCTATTTGCAATAGCTCAAACTGAAATTGACAGCTCAATAAGTTCTATTTTGAATTCTTTGACTCCATTGAATACTCTAGTTTTAGGAGCTTTACTATTTAGATTACAATTTAAGAGAAATCAAATATTTGGAATTCTAATAGGTTTAGCAGGAAGCATTCTACTTGTTTTAAATGGCGCTGCGAACCATCCAGAACAAAATCATTATTATGCCATCTTAGTTTTAATTGCTTCAATATGCTATGCCTTAAATGTAAATTTAATAAAAAGACATCTACATGATTTAAGTCCGGTTAGTATTACAACGGGTAATTTTACCGTATTATTTATTCCTGCTTTTTTAGTGTTGTTTTTCTCCGGTTTTTTTGACGTAGCTCAAGAAGTACAGGTGCAAAAATCCGTTTTATTTATTATTATTTTAGGGGTTGTTGGAACAGGAATTGCAAATATATTGTTCTTTAAATTGATCCAGATGTCATCGCCTGTTTTTGCCACTTCTGTCACTTATTTGATTCCGGTAGTTGCTTTTGGATGGGGACTATTAGATAACGAAGCTCTTACTCCTATTCAGTTTTTTGGAGCTTTCATAATTCTTATTGGCGTTTATCTATCCGCTAAGAAGTAG
- a CDS encoding heavy-metal-associated domain-containing protein: MNFKKSILTLAFASILFVGCKEKTNETEVKEMAETTEAAAPKVKKEIAAANLQKASFAIEGMTCAMGCAKTIQDDLADLDGVQEATVDFDTKLATVSFDKTVQTTETLTKVVEAAADGKTYKVKDMKI; the protein is encoded by the coding sequence ATGAATTTCAAAAAATCAATACTCACTTTAGCTTTCGCAAGTATTTTATTTGTAGGATGTAAGGAGAAAACTAATGAAACAGAAGTAAAGGAAATGGCTGAGACAACTGAAGCTGCTGCTCCAAAAGTTAAAAAAGAAATTGCAGCCGCTAATCTTCAAAAAGCAAGTTTCGCTATTGAAGGAATGACATGTGCTATGGGTTGTGCTAAAACGATTCAAGATGATTTAGCAGATCTTGACGGTGTTCAAGAGGCTACAGTGGATTTTGATACAAAATTAGCTACGGTGTCTTTTGATAAAACAGTTCAAACTACTGAAACGCTAACTAAAGTTGTTGAAGCTGCAGCTGATGGTAAAACGTATAAAGTTAAGGATATGAAAATCTAA
- the gldD gene encoding gliding motility lipoprotein GldD: MIKKIIAFSIIISATFLNFSCKNEVLPKPSSYLRLDYPEAKYMSFENECPYTFEMNSDAIIKKETDCGFTITYPKMKATIYLTYKPVTKNINELLRDAQKLTYEHVIKADDILEQPYLNSDKKVYGMFYQVEGNAATNAQFYATDSTKNFITASVYFYAKPNYDSIMPAASYIQNDMRRLMETLKWK, from the coding sequence ATGATAAAAAAGATAATCGCTTTTTCGATAATAATTTCCGCTACATTCTTAAATTTTAGTTGTAAGAACGAAGTACTGCCAAAACCATCAAGTTATTTGCGATTGGATTATCCAGAAGCAAAATACATGAGTTTTGAAAATGAATGTCCTTATACTTTCGAAATGAATTCAGATGCCATTATCAAAAAAGAGACCGATTGTGGTTTCACGATTACGTATCCAAAAATGAAAGCGACCATTTATCTCACCTATAAACCAGTCACAAAAAATATTAATGAACTGTTGCGTGATGCGCAAAAATTGACTTATGAACACGTGATAAAAGCGGATGATATTCTGGAGCAACCGTATTTGAATTCAGACAAAAAAGTATATGGAATGTTTTATCAAGTGGAAGGAAATGCAGCTACAAATGCGCAATTTTACGCAACAGATAGTACAAAAAACTTCATAACTGCTTCCGTTTATTTTTATGCAAAACCTAACTATGACTCAATTATGCCAGCCGCAAGCTATATACAAAACGATATGCGACGGTTAATGGAGACTCTGAAATGGAAATAA
- a CDS encoding gliding motility-associated protein GldE has translation MDPEPSLPFLYAIDTNLAFGVLGILLLLFCSALLSGAGVALFSLSQNDVVQITQDNNSKGTLISKLLEKPKKLLATLMIANNFINITIILFFSFVGENIFVAITIPLLKFIVEISSITFLIILFGEVLPKVYASRNAIKFVMLVAYPLGLLDKLLSPISLPMRAITIYLHNKLGKQKTNFSVDQLSQALELTGSDETSTEEQKILEGIVSFGNTDTRQVMSPRIDIFALEINEPFVEICPKIIEKGFSRIPVYRDNIDQIEGVLYVKDLLPYINTNDFDWASLLREPFFVPENKKLDNLLKDFQSMKSHLAIVVDEYGGTSGLVSLEDVIEEIVGDISDEFDDEHINFSKIDDKNYLFEGKINLKDFYRIIDVDEELFENRKGEAETLAGFILEILGNFPKKNQKISFENCLFTIETVDQKRVKQIKVTIE, from the coding sequence TTGGACCCAGAGCCCAGTTTGCCGTTTTTATATGCTATTGACACTAATCTAGCATTTGGAGTTTTAGGAATACTCCTTTTATTATTTTGCTCCGCATTACTCTCAGGTGCCGGAGTTGCTTTATTTTCTTTGTCACAAAATGACGTTGTCCAAATAACGCAGGATAACAATTCTAAAGGAACTTTAATTTCTAAACTTTTAGAAAAACCAAAAAAACTATTAGCTACACTTATGATTGCTAATAATTTTATCAATATTACTATAATATTATTCTTCTCCTTTGTTGGCGAAAATATTTTCGTAGCCATCACAATTCCGTTATTAAAATTTATTGTGGAAATAAGTTCCATCACTTTCTTAATAATATTGTTTGGAGAAGTATTACCTAAAGTCTATGCAAGCCGTAATGCAATAAAATTTGTAATGCTAGTGGCTTACCCTCTTGGTTTACTGGACAAATTACTTTCTCCTATTAGCTTACCAATGCGAGCGATTACGATTTATTTGCACAATAAATTAGGGAAACAAAAAACAAATTTCTCTGTCGACCAGCTTTCACAAGCACTTGAGCTTACTGGTTCTGATGAAACATCCACTGAAGAGCAAAAAATTTTAGAGGGCATTGTAAGCTTTGGTAATACAGACACTCGGCAAGTGATGAGTCCTAGAATTGATATTTTTGCGTTGGAAATAAACGAACCCTTTGTAGAAATTTGTCCAAAAATCATCGAGAAAGGATTTTCCAGAATTCCAGTATATCGCGACAATATAGATCAAATAGAAGGCGTTTTATATGTTAAAGATTTATTACCATATATTAATACTAATGATTTTGACTGGGCATCCCTTTTGAGAGAACCGTTCTTTGTTCCTGAGAATAAAAAGCTAGATAACTTATTAAAGGATTTTCAGAGCATGAAAAGCCATCTTGCCATAGTTGTGGACGAATACGGTGGAACTTCAGGATTAGTTTCTCTTGAAGATGTAATCGAGGAAATTGTGGGCGATATCAGTGATGAATTTGATGATGAACATATTAATTTTTCTAAAATTGATGATAAAAACTACCTATTTGAGGGAAAAATAAATCTAAAGGATTTTTATCGTATCATTGATGTTGATGAAGAATTATTCGAAAACAGAAAAGGAGAAGCAGAAACATTAGCGGGTTTTATTCTTGAAATTTTAGGTAATTTTCCAAAGAAAAACCAGAAAATATCGTTTGAAAATTGTCTATTTACGATAGAAACCGTTGACCAGAAAAGAGTTAAGCAAATAAAAGTAACGATTGAATAG
- a CDS encoding single-stranded DNA-binding protein, whose amino-acid sequence MNGTVNKVTLIGYLGDDIKMHYFEGGNCIGRFQLATNEVYINKTTNEKITSTEWHNLVVRNKAAELCEKYLSKGDKIYAEGRIKSRQWQAEDGSTKHTSEIQVTEFTFLSTKKDSENNKEIPAADIPKNTNFEPEKNVLPINDLPF is encoded by the coding sequence ATGAACGGAACAGTAAATAAGGTAACGTTAATAGGCTATCTTGGCGACGACATCAAAATGCATTATTTTGAAGGAGGAAATTGTATTGGTCGATTTCAACTGGCTACAAATGAAGTGTACATCAATAAAACAACTAACGAAAAAATCACTTCTACGGAGTGGCACAACTTAGTTGTCCGAAATAAAGCGGCTGAACTTTGCGAAAAATACCTGTCAAAAGGAGACAAAATATATGCGGAAGGACGCATAAAATCACGTCAATGGCAAGCAGAAGATGGAAGTACAAAGCATACTAGCGAAATTCAAGTAACTGAATTTACTTTTCTTTCTACAAAAAAGGATAGCGAAAACAACAAAGAAATTCCTGCAGCTGATATCCCAAAAAACACTAATTTTGAGCCAGAAAAAAACGTCTTGCCAATAAATGACTTGCCGTTTTGA